The sequence below is a genomic window from Prosthecobacter dejongeii.
GAGCCTTCTCTCCGGCAGCCTGCCCGCAGGGTTCACCCTCAGCAGTAGCGGCCTGCTCACGGGCCTGCCCACAGAAGCGCTAACCACAAGTTTCACGGTGAAGCTGACGGATGCGCACCAACTCACCGCTGAAAAGGAGCTGCATCTCACCGTCACCCTTTCCCCCATCACCATCACCACAGGCTCCGCCCTGCCCTACGGCATCCGTGCCGAGCCCTACCTGCAATCCCTCTTCGCAGAAGGCGGCCAGGCCCCCTACACCTGGACCCTCGGCAGTGGCAGCTTGCCGCCCGGCATCCAGCTCAGCACCACTGGATTCCTCCAAGGAAAGCCGACTACCGCCGGTAACTACAGCTTCCGCGCGCAGCTCAGTGATGAAAATGACGTCATCACCTCCAAGTCCTTCACCGTGGAAATACGCAGCGTCTTCGAGCGTCCCGTGATGAATCCTCTGGTCTTAGGGAGCACCTTTCTCGGGGCTCAATACAGCGCCAGAATCAGTGCTACCAATTACCCCAAAAGTTTCTCCCTCAAAGGCCTGCCCAAAGGCCTAACTTACAATGCCAAAACCGGGATCATCAGTGGTCGCCCCCAGGTTTCTGGAGATTTCCCACTCACCGCCACAGCCACGAATCCCGCTGGAACCAGTCTCCTCGCCGCCACAGGTCAGCTCACCGTGCGCGGTCTCGATCCTGCATGGATCGGGAGTTTTTCAGGCCTCATTTCTCCGCATGGCGATGTGAATCGAAACCTGGGCAGCCGCATCACACTCACCACGACAGCGCTAGGTTCCTACACGCTGAAAGTCACCACCGGGGCCACCACCAAAAGCCTCGTCGGGTTTCTATCCGAAGCTGCGCCTCAAATCTCCGTTACGGTGAATGACCAACCGTTAGACCTCACACTGGATGGCAGCAATCAACTCCTGGAAGGCACTCACGGCGTGGCCCTCATCGAAGGCTGGCGCAATCCCTGGCATGCGAAAAACCTGCCCGCCACGCTTCACGCAGGCTATTACAGCGCGGCCCTTCAGCTCACGGAACCGGGTGACCAAAGCCAAGCAGCCATCCCTCAAGGCAGCGGCTACCTCACCGCCCGCATCAGCACCGCAGGCATCGTCACCATCGCCGGACGCACGGCCACTGGAGACAACTTGACCAGCTCATTCGGACTGGGGCCTGAGGGCCAGACGGGCGTGTATCAATCTCTCTACAAGCACAAAGGCTCCCTGACAGGCCCCTTTACCGTGAATCTCGCAGAAGGCAACGCCCCCGTGGGTAACCACCTAACAGGAAGTTTGACCTGGAGTAAACCTTCAGACACCTCACGCACCTACGGGCCCGGCTTCAGCGACCTCAAACTCGGCCTAACTGGAGGTTACCTCGCGCTTAAATCCTCCGGCAGCATCGTGCAGGGCATCCCCCAGCCTGGCAGCCCTGCCTTGACCTTCACCGAGGCGGGCCTGGACCTCTCCGATACGGAGCCCGATGTAGCAGCCTTTGACTACAGCAGCACCTACGTGGTGAAAATGCCACTGGCTGGCAGCCACGGGAATCCTGCCCGTGCCATCCTCACCCTCAATAAAGCTACGGGCACCGTCACGGGCAGCTTCACGCTGGCAGAGCAAGATTCCCCGCTGAAACGCAAAGCCAGCTTCTTCGGCATGGTGGTTCCGCAGCCCTCCGGTGAGGTACGTGCGCAGGGTTACTTCCTCCTGCCACAGTTGCCCGTGGGTGAACAAAAAGCGACCACAACCCCCATTTTGAGTGGGGGCATGCAGGTGCGGCAAGCCCTGCCGTAAGATTCCTTCATTTCGTGCAGAACCAGTCGCTCATCCGTGGGTTGAAGGACTTCACACGCCACCCACCATGAATCCCGCCCCTTTCCACATCCGCTTTGACCGCCGTCGTCTTTTGCAGAGCCTCCTGCTGACCACGGGCGGCATCATCACCAGCTCCATCTATGCAGAAGCTCTCACGCTGACACCGCGTGCCACAGAAGGCCCGTATTACCCAGATCATCTACCGCTGGATCAAGACAATGACCTTCTGCAAATCCAAGGAAACGCGGCACAAGCCGTCGGCACGGTGACGGAATTCGGGGGGCGGCTGCTGAACGTGGATGGCCAGCCCATCCAGGATGCCTTGATCGAGCTGTGGCAGGCGGATAACAATGGATGCTACATCCACAGCCGTGGCACCCAGCGTGGCAAAGAGCGCGATCCCCAGTTCCAGGGTTACGGCAAGATCGTCACCAATGAAAAGGGTGAATACCGCTTCCGCACCATCAAGCCCGGCCTCTACACCGGGCGCACCATTCACTGGCATGTGGCGGTGAAACAGGGGGATAAACGCATGCTCACCACCCAGCTCTACATCGCTGGCGTGCCGCAGAATGATCGCGATGGCGTCCTCCGTAGCATGGGCACGGAGGCGCAGCGCCTCTCGGTGATCCGTGAGTTTAAGCCCAAACAAACCGGCAGTGCTGACCTCGTCGGCACCTGGGACATTGTTCTCGGCAGTACCCCAGAAGACCCGGAACAGCGCCGTGGCCCTGGTGGCCCTCCACCGAAAGGCGGCCGCCCACCTCGGGGTGAAGGGCCACCTCCAGGTGGCCCCGGTGGCCCACCACCTGCCCGGTAAAGCCACCGCTGTGGCTCAGCCCAGGTCACCGCAAGATCCTGGGCTGAGCCAGGTCACCGTTTCACCCGACCGGAGGCATCTCCCGCCATCAGGGCCTCCACCTCATCCCGTGTGGTGTAGTTAAAATCTCCCGGGATAGAATGCGCGAGGCAAGAGGCTGCTACGGCAAAAGACACCGCTTTGCCCGGCGCGCTCAGTTCTGGAGTGGTGAGAGCAAACAGCAGCCCCGCCGTAAAGGCATCTCCACCGCCCAGGCGATCCACCATGTCGGTGATGGCATACGGCTCATACTGCCCGGCCTGCAAAGGGGCACGGAAGGCCTGACTTGAAGCCGTTTCATACAGCATCCCGCCCCAGTTGTTATGCGAAGCTGAGATGCCCTCTCTCAAGGTCATGGCCACGTAGCGCAGGCGCGGATACGCTTTTGCAATCTGGCCCGCTACGGCCTCGGGCTCCACCGCGCTCATCTCCAGGCCCAGCATCTGGGTGGCATCCTCACGCCCGCCAATGAAGAGATCCACCAGCGGCATCAGCTCACGCATGGTTCGTGTGGCGAGCTCCTGCGCACTCAGCCCCGGCTCCCACTGCCAGAGTTTACTGCGAAAGTTCATGTCACAGGCGATTTTCACGCCTCGGCTCGCCGCCTCCTGCATGGCCACGCGCGCTACCTCAGCGGCATTTCGGGAGATGGCAGGGGTGATGCCGGAGATGAGAAACCACTCCGCCTCTGCAAAAATGGCTGCCCAGTCATACGCCGCAGCCGGGGTGATGGCCATCGCCGAGCCTTCCCGGTCATAGATCACCTGCCCGGCTCTTTGGTTGGCCCCCGTCTCTAAAAAATAGAGGCCTAACCGGCCCTGCTCCGTGCGCAGGATGTGCCGGGTCTCCACGCCTACCGCGCGCAGGTTTGCCACACACGCATCGGCAATCGCATGCTGGGGCAGAGCCGAAACAAAAGCCGCCTCACCGCCGAGGTAGGAGATGGACATGGCCACACTGGCCTCTGCCCCGGCGAAGGTCACCTCCAGCGTTCCTGGCATCGCCTGCTGAAAACGCCCATGCCCAGGCGTAGCCAGCCGCGCCATGATCTCTCCCAGCGTGACGATGCGGCTCATGCCTGGCCTCCACGGAGCTGGTTCACCACGGCCTTCACCCGGCGCGCATTCGTCGTGATCGCGTCCCAGTTTTGGGTGTGGATGAGGGGCTTTGAGGCCAACCAGGAGCCGCCTAGAGCCAACACGGAAGGCTCCTTCAAATAACTTTCCGCATTGTCCGCGCCCACCCCGCCTAACGGAATGTATTTCACGCCCAGGTGAGCGAAAGGTGCAGCGATGGTGCGCAGGTAGGCCAGCCCGCCGCAGGGTTCCGAAGGAAAAAACTTCAGCAGGCGGCAGCCCTGCTCCAGCGCCAGCTCGATATCCGTCGGTGTGCAGATCCCCGGTGCAAACGGCAGGCCGATGCGCACCGCCTCTGCCACCACGCGCGGGTTCATCCCGGGAGCCACACCAAAGGCAGCCCCCGCTTCCTTCACCTCATTCACCTGGGCCACGTTCAGGATCGTGCCCACACCAATGTTCATCTCGGGCACCTCCGCGCGGATCGCACGCAGGGCCTCCATGGCCACGGGCGTGCGCAGTGTGAGCTCGAGACAATCCACCCCGCCCGCCAGCAGGGCGCGCGCGACCGGGACCGCATCCTTGACCTCATCAATCATGAGGACGGCGATGACACCCGTGTGGTGAAGATGGGTCTGAAGAGAATCTGGAAAAGCAGAAGAAGACATGATCATAAAAATGGTTATTCCAACACCCCGAACATGATGCGTTCCTTGCGGCTCACGTCCGTATCCCCCTGAGTCACGCTGAGGTAGATGCGCCCTTCATGCTCACGAAAGACCGGGTACTGAAAAGACTTCTCGGTTTCAAAGCGGTACTTCCTCTCCCAGGTCACGCCGTCTTGAGACACGTCCAGATTGAAGACCGACCGGCTCACTCCCTGGATCTGCGTGGCCTCCTGCCAGCCCAGGTAATAAAGCCCTTTCAAGCGGTCAAAGGTAGGCTTGGAAGACGTGCCATTGGGTACCCAGGCACGCGGCTCATTCTTGGTCCAGGTGCGGCCATCCCGGCTGCTGCTGAAGGTGTAGTTCCGTGTTCCTCCTTCTTGGCGGCAGATCGCCAGCCACGTGCCATCTGGCAGGCGATTCACCGCCGATTCGGTCAACTTCAGATCACCCGGTTCATTGTAGTGGCCTAACACTTCAAACGTGTCCAAATCCGCATTCACCACTGCCAGGGCATTCTGACCACCGGGGTAGTTATTCAGCGCCACGTAGGTCTTGCCATCGAAGACCTTGAAGGAATCAAACAGGTAAAGGCCAAAGTCCACCGCTGGTCGGGTGAATCCCTGCGCGGCGGCGTCTTGGTGAAAGTACTGCGGCTGCATGTCAAAGGTGCCTGCGGCTGTCTTGATCTTGGCCTTGTGCAGTTGCGATTCAAAAGCCCCCTTCTCCAAATCGTAATCCAAAAACCACGTCTGCGCCTGCCGCTGTTTCGGGGACTCACTGGCAAAATAGCAGCGCAGCGTGCGCTCATCCTTTTGCAAAATCCTTGGCACGAAACAGGCCCCGACAGGCAGTGTTACATTTTCAAACACCTGCTCTGACTTCGCAAAACAGACACTCTTTTCCACCTTCAGCGTCTTCACATTCACCACGGCAAGCGTGACGTAAACAAAGGGCCAGTCCGCACTTTCCCCACCCTTCACATCATTCGCTTCGGCCACGATGTAGGCGCGGTCCTTCACGATCACCATCTCGGCATCATGCGCCCCTTTCACCCGAGCTTCCGTGGTATTCACCAGCCCGGCCATCACGCGATCTCCCGCCGCCTTCGCATCCCAACCGGGAGGTAGAAGTGCAGCGGAAGCGAAGACCGGAAAACACAAGGTAAAGAGGAGAGTGCGCAGCATGTCAAAAAAGGGAGCCAATCCACACCACAAGCGGCGGGTGTAGGCAAGCTAGGATACTGAGGAAGCGCCCGCATCTATCGCTTTTCTGCATGGCCTGGGTTCCTCAATGAGTCATGCCAGGAGAGCGCGCCTCGATTTATTCTGCATTTTGTGGCTATGTCCCGCGAAGAGCTTCGTTTCCATGCGCCACATGAAGTTCTTGCTCGCTCTCAGTTGCCTCTTTGCCCTCACGCTCAGTGCGGCAGAGCGGCCCAATGTCGTCATCATCTTGGCCGATGACTTCGGCTACGGCAGCGCTGGCTGCTACGGGGCCGATGGGAAACTGGTGCAGACCCCGCACCTGGATCGCCTGGCCCGTGAAGGGCGGCGCTTTACCGATGCCAGCACCACCTCCTCCGTCTGCTCCCCCACGCGCTACTCGCTCATCACCGGCCGCTACTGCTGGCGCACCACGGCCAAAAGCGGCGTCCTGGGTACCTTCTCCCCGCTGCACATTGAGACCACCCGCCTGAACATGGCCTCTCTCTTGAAAAAGCAGGGTTACAGCACCGCAGCCATCGGCAAATGGCACCTCGGTTATGGCCGCGCCGATGACTCCCCCCAGTGGCGCACCGACTACACCGCCGAGCTTTCCCCCGGCCCTCTCGAAATCGGCTTTGACTATCACTTCGGCGTGCCTGCCAATCACGGCGACATCACGGGCATCTACGTGGAAAACCGGCATGTCTATGGACTACGCAGCGGCAAGATCCCCGCTGGGATGAAGGTGCCAGGGCCCGACAGTGATGACCCTAATTACAAGCCCACCTACACAGCGGAAGACACCGAATCAGGCCGCGCGAAAATCCTCGATCTCGATGCCCCACGCCGGGTCAATGACCGGGTCATGCCGCTGCTCACTCAAAAGGCCACGAGCTGGATCCGCGCCCAGCCCAAGGACCACCCCTTCTTTCTCTACTACACCCCGGTGGCCGTGCACAATCCCGTCACGCCTAGCGCCGAGCTCGCTGGCAAGAGCCCCGCAGGTCTGTATGGCGACTGGATCCATGAGCTGGACCGCAGCGTGGGCAGTGTGCTCACCGCCCTGGATGAAAGCGGCCAGGCAGGCAATACCCTCATCCTTTTCACCAGTGACAATGGCGGCGTCTTCAAGCCCGAACGTGACATGCTGCAAACCACCGCTTACAAAGCCGGTCTGAAAGTGAATGGCGCGCTCCGTGGCGGCAAGCACACCGTCTGGCAGGGCGGCTTTAAGGTCCCTTTCATCGCTCGGTGGCCGGGCAAGATTCCGGCAGGCACCGTGTGTGATGAAATGGTGAGTGTGGCCGATCTCCTCGCCACCACCGCAGCCCTCGTCGGTGAAAAAATACCCACGCCCGAACAGGCCGCCGAAGACAGCCACAACTTCCTCCCCGCTCTGCTGGGAGAGAACGCCCCACCTGCCCGTGATCACCTCATCGTTCACAGCTCTGACGGTGTCTTTGCCATCCGCCAAGGTCCGTGGAAATGGGTGGAAGGCGTGCCTGCACCGGGCGTCAAACAACGCCGGTCCGACGAATTCCACGCCCAGCTTTACAACCTCGAAAAAGACCCGGCTGAGACCCTGGACCTCAGCGCCCAGCACCCCGACATCGTTGAAAAACTCAGCTCCCTCCTCACTCGCTATCGCGAAGGTGGCTACAGTCGAGAACTCCCACCTGTGAAGGTCAAGCAACCGACGAAAACCACCACCTTTGCCCCCATCCCTGGCACACCCCTTTTAGAGGCCTCTTTGACCGCCCTGCCCGATGCCCCCTGGGCCATCACACGCGGCACCTGGAAAGCGGAGGAAGGTGCCGTGTGGGGCCTCCAGAAAGGCAGCAAAGACGCAGGGGCCACCCTGCGCGTGCCGGTGACCTTCACCGAGGCCACGCTGGACTACCGCATCCAGTTCCAGGGGGCAGATCGCCACTCCTTGCGCATTGAGGCGGGCTCTGAACGCCACAGCTTCCGCATCGAGATCAGCCCCACTCACCTAGGCCTCACCAAAAATCCAGATCCCGGCCAGACCCAGGAGCACACCGTTCCCCTCGCCCGCAAAGCGCTGGAACTTCAACCCCAGACTTGGTATCCCGTGCGCATCACCTTTCACGGCAGCGAAGTCACCGTCCAGGTCCAGGAAACCCGCATCACAGGCACGCATCCCCTTCTTCAGGAAGAGAAAAAAGCCCTCAACTTCCTCGTCTTCGGAGACCGCGCCGGCTTCAAAGACATCCGCCTCGTTCCATCATCGCCCAGCGCCAGGCCTTAACCACAGGGCTTTACGTTACGCCCTTCAGGCTCTATATCGCGCGTGTTGCAAACGCCTGACCAAGAACCTCTGGATACCCTGGGGACATCCCCTCCCTGCTGGAGCCCCGCCCTTACTCAAAAGTTAGCGCAGGACATTCTCCCCCGCTACCTATCCCAGTGCCGATGGTTCGGGGGAAAAGCACGCGCTTTGCAAAAGGTGGAGATCATCCAGGACACGCTCTTCCCAGGCACCTCCGTGCACATCCTCGGGGTGGAGATCACCTTCCAGGAAGGCCCGCCCGAGCACTATCTCATGCCCCTCTGCGTCCGCTCCCCAGGCGAGCCACGAGAAGAGACCACATCGTCTCCGCATCGCTTGTTAGGCCAGTGGAGCGATGGCACCCGGCTTGAGGATGCCCTGCACACTCCCGAGTTCCAGGCAGCCCTCTTCCGGGGATTGATCGGCCACACCCCTTTAGCAGCCCCCCTTTCACTCACCTTAGAAAGCCCCGTCCAAGCCCCCACAGCCGACTTGACTCTAGCCGCCCTCCAGGCCCGCGTGCTCAGCGGTGAACAGTCCAATACCTCCCTCAGCTACGCCGACCGCTGGCTGATCAAGTTTTTCCGCAAATTTGAATTCGGCATCCACCCGGAGGTGGAGTTGACCCAGCACCTCACGCGACATCACTTTCAGGTCCCACCTTTTTTGAGCGCGCTCAATCTCCAGGCTCAGGGCCAGAGCGGCGTCGCCGCCATGCTCACGCACTACACCCCGCATGAGAACGATGGATGGACCTTCACCCTGAAAGCCGTGCGGCAAGTGCTGGATCAAGTCCGGCAAACTCGCCAAACGCATTCAGCCGAAAGAGAAGCCGCCGTCATCGGCAGAAGCAGCTACCCCAGCCGGGCCGCCCAGTTAGGCCAACTCACCGCCCGCATGCACATCGCCCTGGCGGCAGATTCCCTCCATGCCGACTTCAAACCGCAGCCCTTCACCCACCACGATGGCCAAATCCTCAGCCAAGACATGCAGGCCAAGGCCACCCGCGTGCTCCAAGAACTGCACCAGCAATACCACCAACTCCCCGAGTCCGCCCAGGCTCTGGCGCGTGAAATTTTAGACGGCCAGGACCACCTTTTACACGCCTACGAAAAGCTGCAGCAGGCAGACATCCAGTGCAGCCGCATCCGCGTGCATGGCGATTTCCACCTCGGCCAAACCCTCAATACCGGGCAGGATTTTGTCATCATTGATTTTGAGGGCGAACCCCGCTTGCCCCTCCACGAGCGGCGTCTGCATCGCCCCGCCCTGCGGGATGTCGCCGGCATGGTCCGTTCCTTTGAATATGCCGCCTCCGCCGCACTGCACGAGGCCCCTGCCGAGGAGCACCCCCTGCTCGCCCCCTGGGCCCAAGCCTGGGCCGACACCACCGTCCAAGCCTACCTCCACGCCTACTTCTCCACCGCTCACGGCCAAAGCTTCCTGCCCCAAACTCCCGCCAGCACCCAACTGCTGCTCGACCTCCACATCCTCGACAAAGCCCTCTACGAGATCGGTTACGAACTCAGCTACCGCCCCCACCTCGTCCCCATCCCCCTCCGCGCCGTCGCCCGACTGCTGAAGACGATTTGAGAAGAAGGAAAACCACCCGTCAGGCCTAACAAAACGTTTAGATCCCTCGCCTTCTTCGGGGTCAACACGGAAGACATCTTGTTAAAGTGGCCTCGCAAGCGGAGCCCGAACATAGTGGGCCACCTGGCTCCGTCCCGAGAGGAGCGCGGAGACTCTTCTCCGCATCGTGTGCCGCATCACCCTACCGCACGCACTCGCAATCGGCGCAGCGAAAACAGATTCCCCGCACACTCGCTCAGCTTTCGCGCGCCATCTTTGCGTTTTGGGCCGAACCAACCCCGGTTCTCTTCAAACACGCTTTCCACAAACGCCTGGTTTCCCAGCACCAGCCCATCGGTAAAATAGCGCACCCGCAGCCGCACCAGTTCCGCTGGGCTCAGTTTCCCCTTCTCAGCCAGCACTTTTCGGGCCTCCTCCGCGGTTACTCCCGGCCTAACCACGTTTGTGTTCTGCGCATCTCTCACCTCCATGCCACTGGCATACAGCAGGCAGCGGTAGGCCTTCGCCGCCTCGTGTTTCACCCATCCATCCACAGGTTTAGCCACCACTTTGCACAGCCCACGCTGGGCTCTCCGGCTACCACCCACGGCCTCGACATACCCACACCAGCGATAGTCTTTGGGATCTTCCACCAATCCCGCCCGCACCGGGTTCAGATCAATGTAAGCCGCCATCGTCCGCAGTGCTTCGCCCCCACTTTCCACCATCACGCTTTTGAAACGATCCATCCACAACGTGCCGCGTCGGCCCCGGCGTTTGTTGAACCAACGGCTGAAGCGTTCTTTGACCTCCTTGACGTAAAGGGAGAGGTCACAAAAACGTTTGTAGAGAGCTTCCAGTTTCTCCTGCACTCGGGCTTCCAGTCCCAGGCGACGCAGCTCCGCGAATTCCTCACGCAGAAAGGCCAGGTAGGTCTTGCTGTAAAGCAGGCGCAGATGTTCGAAGAGTTTTTCTTCAGCAGCGGGACCTGCGAATCGCTGCAACCATACCTCACGCCGAGGCACCTCCACCAACACATGGAAGTGATTGCCCATGATGCAGTAAGTCACCAGCTTCACGCCTGAAAAGTCCGCCAGCCGCCACATCAGCCGCTTCAGCGCTTCCTTTTCAACGTCGTCAAAAAAGACCTCACCACCGCAGGTGCGTGACATGACGTGGTAACAGTAACTTTCCAAGGGCCCCTTTCCCACCACTCGCCTGCGCCCGCCGGACCAAGAACGCGCCGCTGGGTAAGGAGCCGTCTTGGCATTGATCCCAACAAGCTGCCGCTCCATGGCATTCCCTTGAAGATCAAGCGTTCGGGTGGTTTTCATGAGGAGAAATCAAAGCCAAGAAATTAAAGAAGCAGCACTGATTGCCTGGCATGAATGGCACATGCTCTTGCAACCCGGAAACCTAGGCTGAGTTGCACTGGCCACCCAACCGTTCCACACTTTTCAAACAGCTCAAAATCAACGATACCTTACCTTAACTGAGTGGCATTCATGCCAGGCATCTTTTTCCTTTATTTTTGGGCACTCAAAATGAGTAGCGCATCAATTCTCTTAAGATTAATGATTGATGAACCAATAAGTATTGTATTTGATTTTTCATTTATATCCATAATTCTCATTTGAGCGGCAATCTTGGATTCTTGGAGGGCTACTACAAATTCTTCAACTGTCACAAATTTCGATTTTAACTTGGGTTTTTCTGTGACGACTGCTAGTAGATCGGGTGTCACCGCAAACCATTGTGACGAATAGATCTCAGATTGTGGACCACGCACAGTTATTTTGGAATGATCAAATTCAACAATTCCTCCGTGGTACTCAGCTAGTATAGTTAGCATCTCACCAATATTGAATTTCTCCAGATCGAGATTTATTTTTGGCACACCAATCTCAACCTCCGGCCACCCTTCAAAAATGATCGCAGCTTTCAATTCCGCCGCCAACTCTTTAGAAACTCCAGCAAGGGCCTTCATACAATCATCTCGAATACTATTTGTGGTAACCATCACGCCAGAAGAATATTGCACATTAAGCAGGGATGGTATAGACACTTTAGTATCGAGCGCACAGAGAGAACTCACGAAGAAAGCAATTATTACATAAAAATATATTTTCATAATGAAATTTCCATTCAACGAAATGAATTAATGATATAACTTGGAACTCCACCTGGACCGGGTTCTCCAGGTCCATATACATAGTCATCCCCCCCACCTTCCCGCCCATCACCCACATAATTTTTTTGCTTACTGCCATCT
It includes:
- a CDS encoding dioxygenase family protein, with translation MNPAPFHIRFDRRRLLQSLLLTTGGIITSSIYAEALTLTPRATEGPYYPDHLPLDQDNDLLQIQGNAAQAVGTVTEFGGRLLNVDGQPIQDALIELWQADNNGCYIHSRGTQRGKERDPQFQGYGKIVTNEKGEYRFRTIKPGLYTGRTIHWHVAVKQGDKRMLTTQLYIAGVPQNDRDGVLRSMGTEAQRLSVIREFKPKQTGSADLVGTWDIVLGSTPEDPEQRRGPGGPPPKGGRPPRGEGPPPGGPGGPPPAR
- a CDS encoding sugar kinase codes for the protein MSRIVTLGEIMARLATPGHGRFQQAMPGTLEVTFAGAEASVAMSISYLGGEAAFVSALPQHAIADACVANLRAVGVETRHILRTEQGRLGLYFLETGANQRAGQVIYDREGSAMAITPAAAYDWAAIFAEAEWFLISGITPAISRNAAEVARVAMQEAASRGVKIACDMNFRSKLWQWEPGLSAQELATRTMRELMPLVDLFIGGREDATQMLGLEMSAVEPEAVAGQIAKAYPRLRYVAMTLREGISASHNNWGGMLYETASSQAFRAPLQAGQYEPYAITDMVDRLGGGDAFTAGLLFALTTPELSAPGKAVSFAVAASCLAHSIPGDFNYTTRDEVEALMAGDASGRVKR
- a CDS encoding bifunctional 4-hydroxy-2-oxoglutarate aldolase/2-dehydro-3-deoxy-phosphogluconate aldolase encodes the protein MSSSAFPDSLQTHLHHTGVIAVLMIDEVKDAVPVARALLAGGVDCLELTLRTPVAMEALRAIRAEVPEMNIGVGTILNVAQVNEVKEAGAAFGVAPGMNPRVVAEAVRIGLPFAPGICTPTDIELALEQGCRLLKFFPSEPCGGLAYLRTIAAPFAHLGVKYIPLGGVGADNAESYLKEPSVLALGGSWLASKPLIHTQNWDAITTNARRVKAVVNQLRGGQA
- a CDS encoding sialidase family protein — encoded protein: MLRTLLFTLCFPVFASAALLPPGWDAKAAGDRVMAGLVNTTEARVKGAHDAEMVIVKDRAYIVAEANDVKGGESADWPFVYVTLAVVNVKTLKVEKSVCFAKSEQVFENVTLPVGACFVPRILQKDERTLRCYFASESPKQRQAQTWFLDYDLEKGAFESQLHKAKIKTAAGTFDMQPQYFHQDAAAQGFTRPAVDFGLYLFDSFKVFDGKTYVALNNYPGGQNALAVVNADLDTFEVLGHYNEPGDLKLTESAVNRLPDGTWLAICRQEGGTRNYTFSSSRDGRTWTKNEPRAWVPNGTSSKPTFDRLKGLYYLGWQEATQIQGVSRSVFNLDVSQDGVTWERKYRFETEKSFQYPVFREHEGRIYLSVTQGDTDVSRKERIMFGVLE
- a CDS encoding sulfatase family protein, coding for MKFLLALSCLFALTLSAAERPNVVIILADDFGYGSAGCYGADGKLVQTPHLDRLAREGRRFTDASTTSSVCSPTRYSLITGRYCWRTTAKSGVLGTFSPLHIETTRLNMASLLKKQGYSTAAIGKWHLGYGRADDSPQWRTDYTAELSPGPLEIGFDYHFGVPANHGDITGIYVENRHVYGLRSGKIPAGMKVPGPDSDDPNYKPTYTAEDTESGRAKILDLDAPRRVNDRVMPLLTQKATSWIRAQPKDHPFFLYYTPVAVHNPVTPSAELAGKSPAGLYGDWIHELDRSVGSVLTALDESGQAGNTLILFTSDNGGVFKPERDMLQTTAYKAGLKVNGALRGGKHTVWQGGFKVPFIARWPGKIPAGTVCDEMVSVADLLATTAALVGEKIPTPEQAAEDSHNFLPALLGENAPPARDHLIVHSSDGVFAIRQGPWKWVEGVPAPGVKQRRSDEFHAQLYNLEKDPAETLDLSAQHPDIVEKLSSLLTRYREGGYSRELPPVKVKQPTKTTTFAPIPGTPLLEASLTALPDAPWAITRGTWKAEEGAVWGLQKGSKDAGATLRVPVTFTEATLDYRIQFQGADRHSLRIEAGSERHSFRIEISPTHLGLTKNPDPGQTQEHTVPLARKALELQPQTWYPVRITFHGSEVTVQVQETRITGTHPLLQEEKKALNFLVFGDRAGFKDIRLVPSSPSARP
- a CDS encoding putative maltokinase, which produces MLQTPDQEPLDTLGTSPPCWSPALTQKLAQDILPRYLSQCRWFGGKARALQKVEIIQDTLFPGTSVHILGVEITFQEGPPEHYLMPLCVRSPGEPREETTSSPHRLLGQWSDGTRLEDALHTPEFQAALFRGLIGHTPLAAPLSLTLESPVQAPTADLTLAALQARVLSGEQSNTSLSYADRWLIKFFRKFEFGIHPEVELTQHLTRHHFQVPPFLSALNLQAQGQSGVAAMLTHYTPHENDGWTFTLKAVRQVLDQVRQTRQTHSAEREAAVIGRSSYPSRAAQLGQLTARMHIALAADSLHADFKPQPFTHHDGQILSQDMQAKATRVLQELHQQYHQLPESAQALAREILDGQDHLLHAYEKLQQADIQCSRIRVHGDFHLGQTLNTGQDFVIIDFEGEPRLPLHERRLHRPALRDVAGMVRSFEYAASAALHEAPAEEHPLLAPWAQAWADTTVQAYLHAYFSTAHGQSFLPQTPASTQLLLDLHILDKALYEIGYELSYRPHLVPIPLRAVARLLKTI
- a CDS encoding transposase; translation: MKTTRTLDLQGNAMERQLVGINAKTAPYPAARSWSGGRRRVVGKGPLESYCYHVMSRTCGGEVFFDDVEKEALKRLMWRLADFSGVKLVTYCIMGNHFHVLVEVPRREVWLQRFAGPAAEEKLFEHLRLLYSKTYLAFLREEFAELRRLGLEARVQEKLEALYKRFCDLSLYVKEVKERFSRWFNKRRGRRGTLWMDRFKSVMVESGGEALRTMAAYIDLNPVRAGLVEDPKDYRWCGYVEAVGGSRRAQRGLCKVVAKPVDGWVKHEAAKAYRCLLYASGMEVRDAQNTNVVRPGVTAEEARKVLAEKGKLSPAELVRLRVRYFTDGLVLGNQAFVESVFEENRGWFGPKRKDGARKLSECAGNLFSLRRLRVRAVG